In Bacillus sp. SB49, a single window of DNA contains:
- a CDS encoding mannonate dehydratase, which yields MEMSFRWYNHEDPVTLENIKQIPRMEGIVTAIYDIPAGEIWPYERIMDLKEVIEQAGLKWNVVESVPVHEDIKLGRPARDRYIKNYQQTLRNLKKAGIHTICYNFMPVFDWTRTNLHESLPDGSTSLAYSEEEARSIDPLSGELVLPGWDLSYQTSELESIMEAYRGMEESQLMNHLIYFLEEIIPVAEEENLCMAIHPDDPPWSIFGLPRIITNEENITYLLQKVNSPSNGITFCTGSYGADRNNNLFDILEAAKGRIHFVHARNVKWTGEKSFQETSHSIHDGSLPMVDVMKKLVNDGFVGPIRPDHGRMIWGEEGRPGYGLFDRALGASYLNGILDTIARMEEE from the coding sequence ATGGAAATGAGCTTTCGCTGGTACAACCACGAGGATCCGGTGACGTTGGAGAACATTAAACAAATCCCCCGGATGGAAGGCATTGTTACCGCTATTTATGATATCCCTGCAGGAGAAATATGGCCATATGAGCGGATAATGGATTTGAAGGAAGTCATAGAACAAGCTGGACTTAAATGGAATGTGGTAGAGAGTGTACCCGTTCATGAAGATATCAAGCTGGGCCGTCCTGCAAGGGATCGTTATATAAAGAATTATCAACAAACGCTGAGGAATTTGAAGAAAGCCGGCATCCATACCATCTGCTATAATTTCATGCCGGTTTTTGACTGGACACGGACGAATTTACATGAAAGCCTCCCGGACGGATCCACTTCTTTAGCCTATTCCGAAGAAGAGGCGCGCTCCATTGATCCTCTGAGTGGGGAATTGGTTCTTCCGGGCTGGGATCTTTCCTATCAAACTTCTGAACTTGAATCTATCATGGAAGCCTATCGTGGTATGGAAGAAAGCCAACTGATGAATCATCTGATCTACTTCCTGGAGGAAATCATTCCTGTAGCGGAAGAAGAGAACCTTTGTATGGCTATCCATCCGGATGATCCACCATGGTCGATATTCGGTTTACCGCGCATCATCACAAATGAGGAGAATATCACCTATTTATTACAGAAAGTGAACAGTCCTTCTAACGGCATCACCTTCTGCACGGGATCTTATGGAGCGGATCGAAACAATAATCTATTTGATATTTTGGAAGCAGCCAAAGGCCGTATCCATTTCGTTCATGCGAGAAACGTGAAGTGGACCGGGGAGAAGTCTTTCCAGGAAACCTCTCATTCAATTCATGATGGTTCTCTTCCTATGGTTGATGTCATGAAAAAATTAGTAAACGACGGTTTTGTGGGTCCGATTCGACCCGATCACGGACGCATGATTTGGGGAGAAGAAGGCCGGCCTGGCTATGGATTGTTTGACCGTGCACTGGGGGCCTCTTACCTGAACGGCATTCTTGATACAATCGCAAGAATGGAGGAAGAATGA
- the uxaC gene encoding glucuronate isomerase, which translates to MPQLLTDDFLLTTAYAKELYHDYARDMPIIDFHNHLPPQEVADDSSFETITDVWLSGDHYKWRLMRANGIKEHFITGNASKKEKFDAWAETVPNTLGNPLFQWTQMELKNYFGIHDFLSPETADDIWERTNAALKEKSMSVRSLLAKDRVEFLGTTDDPTDDLSAHQWIAKEQLDVKVAPSFRPDQALNIAGAGFISWTEKLGEVVDENLNTYKDFLTALSNRIEYFDQHGCRASDHGLNRMFYEESTEAEVERIYQKRLNGGVLTDLEVEKYQTRTLLHLASDYSKRGWVMQLHIGPLRNNNTKMLEAIGRDSGYDSIGDAPLADALSRFLDSLEYEDTLPKTVLFGLNPRDNYILATMAGNFQDGSIPGKVQFGTAWWFNDHIDGMEDQMKILANVGLIRHFIGMLTDSRSFLSFSRHEYFRRILCNLLGRWMEEGRVPADSKWLGSYVQDISYYNAKRYFNL; encoded by the coding sequence ATGCCGCAATTATTGACTGATGACTTTCTACTGACCACCGCTTATGCGAAAGAGTTATACCATGATTATGCCAGGGACATGCCGATCATCGATTTTCATAATCACCTTCCTCCACAGGAAGTAGCGGATGACAGCAGCTTTGAGACCATTACGGATGTCTGGTTGTCCGGAGACCATTACAAATGGAGGTTGATGCGGGCAAACGGGATAAAGGAGCACTTCATAACAGGGAACGCATCCAAGAAAGAGAAATTTGATGCTTGGGCAGAAACAGTGCCGAATACATTAGGAAATCCTCTCTTCCAATGGACGCAGATGGAATTAAAAAACTACTTTGGCATTCATGACTTCCTCTCACCGGAGACGGCCGACGACATATGGGAAAGAACCAATGCCGCATTGAAAGAAAAGAGTATGTCGGTTCGAAGCCTTTTGGCAAAGGATCGAGTGGAATTTCTCGGTACGACCGATGACCCGACCGATGATTTATCTGCTCATCAATGGATAGCAAAGGAACAGTTGGATGTGAAAGTCGCTCCTTCCTTCCGTCCGGATCAAGCACTTAATATCGCTGGTGCCGGGTTTATCAGCTGGACAGAGAAACTAGGAGAAGTAGTGGATGAAAACCTTAATACTTATAAAGACTTCCTTACTGCTCTCTCCAACAGGATAGAGTATTTCGATCAGCACGGATGCCGTGCATCGGATCATGGACTGAACCGGATGTTCTATGAAGAGAGTACAGAAGCAGAGGTCGAAAGGATTTATCAGAAGCGCTTGAATGGTGGCGTTTTGACGGATCTGGAAGTAGAAAAATACCAAACAAGGACGCTTCTTCATTTAGCTTCGGACTATTCCAAGCGGGGCTGGGTGATGCAGTTACATATCGGTCCGCTTCGGAATAATAATACAAAAATGCTTGAAGCTATCGGCAGGGATTCCGGATACGACTCTATCGGGGATGCTCCTTTGGCGGATGCCCTGTCAAGGTTCCTTGATTCTCTGGAATATGAGGATACCCTTCCGAAAACCGTCCTCTTCGGTCTGAACCCAAGAGATAACTATATCCTGGCAACGATGGCTGGAAACTTTCAGGATGGAAGCATCCCGGGGAAAGTCCAGTTCGGTACGGCCTGGTGGTTTAATGACCATATTGATGGAATGGAAGATCAGATGAAGATTCTTGCGAATGTCGGACTGATAAGGCACTTCATCGGCATGCTGACAGATTCCCGTTCGTTCTTGTCCTTTTCCAGGCATGAGTATTTCCGGAGGATTCTTTGTAACCTGCTCGGGCGATGGATGGAGGAAGGAAGAGTGCCTGCAGATTCGAAATGGCTGGGAAGCTATGTGCAGGATATATCCTATTACAACGCAAAGCGCTACTTTAATTTATAG
- a CDS encoding glycoside hydrolase family 31 protein: protein MISTLTFCLTEQKPNVLTFQAEDNIVQLYILEERIFRVYNRMESAHSLGQTWTIAPGMEDVPFAGRDRFDLSPFSLPSYDVKEEEGTVQVWTNSLKAVIHMDGFCIDWYEKDQDSWRKIAGDRKTQSYNFSKQLGEGVSHYMERDARDHYYGLGEKGGRMDRHHKRYQMRTIDAMGYDAEHTDPLYKHIPFYLVHSPVTESSYGIYYDNYSDSTFDMGAELDNYHGLYRYYHAKNGNLDYYFILGPEIKDVVETYTWMTGRTIFPPKWSLGYSGSTMTYTDEPDAQDQLKKFVEACKAYDIPCDSFQLSSGYTSIGDKRYVFHWNKSKIPDPQGMNDHFHDHGIQVCANIKPALLVDHPEYEKLKDEQLFIKDYTGINPEVSQFWDELGSYLDFTNEATIHWWKDRVKETLLAYGIDSTWNDNNEYEIWDERALADGFGKQVPVSLLKPIQTLLMMKASYEAQREYAPERRPYLISRSGGPGMHRYVQTWSGDNYTDWKTIRYNQKMGLSLSLSGIYNFGHDVGGFAGKAPEPELFIRWIQNGIFHPRFTIHSWNDDKTVNVPWMYEEHVEEIRYWMKERVKWLPYLYHLLYQAHAEHQPMLTPTFYHFEKDPHTFEESDDFLVGKDLLVANVMEKGQKERTVYLPENKDGWYDIASHIWHAGGQSLTLPVSIHTVPLFAQGGSVLPIRDGAVTFATKDKDERGLLIFPSKETGESRRKVYEDDGETMEYEQGNCSWIKTVMKTTPDVVQVHVELEGKYRPPYESVNLYFPETEERTIEVNGERLTEHTYQWNLNK, encoded by the coding sequence ATGATATCAACATTAACTTTTTGCTTAACCGAACAGAAGCCTAATGTATTAACCTTTCAGGCAGAAGACAATATCGTCCAATTATATATTTTAGAGGAGCGGATTTTCCGTGTGTACAACCGGATGGAATCAGCTCATAGTCTGGGGCAAACGTGGACAATTGCGCCTGGCATGGAGGATGTTCCTTTTGCGGGGCGGGACCGTTTTGACTTATCTCCGTTTTCTTTACCTTCATACGATGTGAAAGAAGAAGAAGGGACGGTTCAGGTATGGACTAACTCCTTAAAAGCAGTCATTCATATGGATGGATTCTGTATCGACTGGTATGAGAAGGATCAAGACAGCTGGAGGAAAATAGCCGGAGACCGCAAAACACAAAGCTATAACTTCAGTAAGCAGCTGGGAGAAGGGGTATCGCACTATATGGAGCGCGATGCCCGGGATCATTACTACGGGCTCGGAGAAAAAGGCGGAAGGATGGACCGACACCATAAAAGGTACCAAATGCGGACGATCGATGCCATGGGATACGATGCGGAACATACAGACCCGTTATACAAACATATTCCATTCTATCTGGTGCATTCTCCGGTAACGGAAAGTTCTTACGGGATTTATTACGATAATTACTCTGACAGCACCTTTGATATGGGGGCAGAGCTGGACAACTACCATGGGTTGTACCGCTATTACCATGCCAAGAATGGCAACCTTGATTATTATTTCATTCTTGGTCCCGAAATCAAAGATGTGGTGGAAACCTACACCTGGATGACCGGCCGGACTATCTTTCCTCCAAAATGGAGTCTCGGTTATTCAGGTTCTACGATGACCTATACGGATGAACCGGATGCTCAGGATCAACTGAAGAAGTTCGTGGAGGCCTGTAAAGCATACGACATCCCTTGCGATTCCTTTCAGTTGTCTTCCGGATATACATCCATCGGAGATAAGCGTTATGTATTCCACTGGAACAAAAGCAAAATTCCAGATCCGCAGGGAATGAACGATCATTTTCATGATCACGGTATCCAAGTATGTGCCAACATTAAACCAGCGCTGCTTGTCGACCACCCGGAGTATGAAAAACTGAAAGACGAGCAGCTCTTCATCAAAGATTACACCGGAATAAATCCGGAGGTCTCCCAGTTTTGGGATGAGCTTGGATCTTACCTGGACTTTACGAATGAAGCAACGATTCACTGGTGGAAGGATCGTGTCAAAGAAACGTTGCTTGCTTATGGAATTGATTCTACATGGAACGATAACAACGAATATGAAATATGGGATGAACGAGCACTGGCGGACGGTTTCGGTAAGCAGGTGCCGGTATCTCTTTTAAAACCGATCCAGACTTTGTTGATGATGAAAGCATCTTATGAAGCGCAGAGAGAGTATGCACCAGAAAGGCGTCCTTATTTGATATCCAGATCAGGCGGCCCTGGTATGCACCGTTATGTGCAGACTTGGTCAGGAGATAATTATACCGATTGGAAAACTATCCGCTACAACCAGAAGATGGGCCTCAGTCTTAGCCTTTCCGGGATTTACAACTTCGGTCATGATGTGGGTGGATTTGCAGGGAAAGCTCCGGAACCGGAGTTATTTATCCGCTGGATACAAAATGGTATCTTCCATCCAAGATTTACGATTCACTCCTGGAACGACGACAAAACGGTCAACGTTCCCTGGATGTACGAAGAACACGTGGAGGAGATCCGCTATTGGATGAAAGAACGTGTCAAGTGGCTGCCTTATCTCTATCACCTGTTATATCAAGCTCATGCAGAACATCAGCCAATGTTGACTCCGACCTTTTACCATTTCGAGAAGGACCCGCATACGTTCGAGGAGAGCGATGATTTCCTAGTAGGTAAAGATCTGTTGGTTGCTAATGTAATGGAGAAGGGGCAGAAAGAAAGAACGGTGTACCTTCCTGAAAATAAGGATGGTTGGTATGACATTGCCTCTCACATATGGCATGCAGGAGGGCAGTCTTTAACTCTTCCTGTTTCCATCCATACCGTTCCATTATTTGCTCAAGGTGGATCTGTGCTCCCGATTCGAGACGGTGCCGTGACTTTCGCAACGAAAGATAAGGACGAGCGGGGACTATTGATTTTTCCTTCTAAGGAAACAGGTGAGAGCAGAAGGAAGGTTTATGAGGATGACGGAGAAACGATGGAGTACGAACAAGGAAACTGCAGTTGGATTAAAACAGTAATGAAAACAACACCGGATGTGGTTCAAGTACATGTAGAACTGGAAGGGAAGTACCGACCTCCATATGAATCTGTGAATCTTTACTTCCCTGAAACAGAGGAGCGGACCATAGAAGTGAATGGAGAGCGATTGACGGAACATACGTATCAATGGAACTTAAATAAATAG